Genomic segment of Tomitella fengzijianii:
GGCGCCCGCACGTAGAACGACACCATCTTGTCGTTGGTGTGCCGCCCGATCGTCGACGACAGCGAGATGCCCTCCTTGACCACGCGGTCCTGCGCCTCGCCCACCGCGTCGAGCGTGTCCACCTCGACCATCACGTGGATCAGCCCCGGACCCTGCTTGGGCGAGGGCATCATCGCCAGGCTGTGATGACGCTGATTGACCCCGAAGAACCGGATACGCAAGGGCCCGTCCGCCGGCGAGGCGTGCTCGGCCGCCGCGATCTCGGCCTCGGTGGGCTCCGCCGCGCCCATCCGGTACGCACCGCGCGGCAGGAAGCCGAGGGTCTTGACGTAGAAGTCGTAGGCGGCGCCCTGGTCCGGCACCGGGATCACCACGTGCCCCAGCCCCTGCGCACCCGTGACGAACTTCGCCCCGAACTGCGTCACCACCGGACTGTGGTCCAGCAGCGCCCCGTGGAACACCTCCAGCTTCGTGCCCGCCGGATCGGTGAACGCGATCGCCGCCTCCACCCGGCGCGCATCCGCCTCGGCCTGCGTCAGATCCCGCACCTCGACACCGTCCGCGCTCACGGACTCGCGCAGCCGGTCGAGCGCCTCCTGATCGCGCACCTCCCAGCCGACCACCGTCACCCCGTCGGACTCGCCCGGCGTGACGATGATCCGCGCCGCCCGCTCATCCATCCGCAGATACAGCGCGTTCTCATCGGGCCCCGAGCCCTCCGCGAACCCGAGCACCCCGAACGCCAGCTTCCGCCAGCGCTCCATGTCATTCGTCTGCACCTCGATGTACCCGAGCGCCCGGATCTCGCGGCGGTTCGTGACGCCGGAATTCTTCCCGTCGGCCATGGTGTGCTTCCGTCCTTCCGTGCTGTAGTGGGTCGACCGTCAGATCATCTTCCGCAGCGGCCCTTGCGGATCCGCGCCGAGCGAGCTCAGGGTCGCAGCGTGGTAGACGGTGTTGGGCGAGTGGATCGCGTGATGGATGCCGGCCTGCGCGTCGCGCCAGAACCGCTGCATCGGCTTGTCCATGCGCAGCGCGTTGCCGCCGCAGCGCGCGTAGATCGCGTTGGCCGCCTCCACGGCCCGCCACGCGGCGCGCACCTGCGTCGCACGACCCTGCGCACGCTCCGCGAACGTCGCCTTGCGCCCGCTCTCGGTGATGTCCCAGAAGCGGTCGGCATTGGCCAGCAGCTCCGCGCGCGCCGCCCGCAGGTCGGCGGTCAGCTCGCCGAACTCGTACATGGTGTAGGGATCGTCCTTGATCTTCGCGCCGTTGGCGTCGATGCGCTCGGCCTGGTAGTCCTCGGCCAGCCGCAGCAGCCCCTCGCAGATGCCGATCGTGGCCGCGGTGATGCCCATCGGGAACATCGCCGACCACGGCATCTGATACAGCGTCTCGGTGCGGCCCGAACGATCCTGTCCGGTCCCCTCGGAGACGTCCTCCCAGGTCATCGTGCGGTACTCAGGGACCACCGACCCCTTGATGACCAGGTCCTTGCTGCCGGTGCCGCGCAGGCCCACCACGTCCCACGAGTCGTCGATGATCTCGTAGTCGCCCCGCGGGACGATCACGTGCACCATCTGCGGCGGCTGCGCCATTGAACCGTCCGGGTTCGCGAGCATGGCGCCCAGGAACGCCCAGCGGCAGTGGTCGGTGCCCGAGGAGAACGACCAGCGACCGCTGAAGTCGTAGGTGCCGTCGCCGCGCGGGGTGAGCATGCCGCCGGGCATGTACGGGGAGGCCATCCAGATGCTGCTGTCCTCGCCCCACACCTCCTCGCGCACCCGCTCGTCGTTGTAGGCCAGCTGCCACGGGTGCACCCCGCACACGCCCAGCACCCAGCCCGCCGCCGGATCCAGCGACGCCAAACGCATCACCGTCTCCGCGAACTGGCGCGGCCGGTACTCCAGGCCGCCGTACTCGGAAGGCTGGAGCATCCGCATCGCGTCGGCTTCCACCAGCATCTGCACCGTCTTGTCGGTGAGCTTGCCGATCTTCTCGGCCTCCGCGCCCTGCGCGAAGAGCTCGTCCGCGTGCTCCTCGATGTATTCGAGAACCTTGTTGCCCATATCCGCCTCCCGAGGCCGTGTCGTCGACGGTGCCGACGCGGAGAGCGCGCGACACCTACGACCCAACACTCACAGCGCGGTGTGTCCGTCAGCACATTGATCCCGCCCGGCGGGACAGATGGGTCCCGCCGGGCGGGACGCGCAGCCGGGCCTCACTCCACCACTGCGTCGCTTGCCCATCCCCCACCAACCCGCAACCTCAGCGAGCAGCCGGGCCTCACTCCACCACTGCGTCGCTGAACACTGTCGGATCGCCAAGGAACCCCCGGTGCGACGGCGGCCGGTTCCCGTCGATGTCGGTCACCTCCAGCTCTTCCGCCACCTCCGCGCCTATCAGCACCTTCCCCGAGCGGTCCATCAGGCGCGGATCGCGGGCCAGCGCGTCGATCACCCGGCCCGGGAACTCGGCGCTCTCCGCGTGCGCGGCGAACCGCTTGTACGCCTCCGCGTTGGCCTCGAACGCCGCGGCGGTGCGCTCGGTCTTGAGCATGCCCATCCACAGCGACAGCGCCGCGACTCCGTACGGCCGCAGGTCATGAGCCATGTCGTGCGCCATCTTGTCCACCGCCGCCTTGCCGGCACCGTAGGCGGGCCCGTGCATGTAGCAACGGGCGCCGAACGACGACGTGTTGACGATCAGCCCCTCGCCGCCCGCCACCATCAGCGGCGCCGCATACCAACTGGCGACGTAGGACGAGCGCAACCCCACGTCCAGCACCACCTGCATCGACAGCGGCTTCTCCCAGAACGGTCCCTTCTTCGCCAGGTCGTCGTGCACCACCAGGGCGTTGTTGACCAGGATGTCCAGCCGGCCGCGCTCGGCCCGCACCCGCTCGAACAGCGCGGCCACCTGCTCGTCGTCGGCGTGGTCGCAGATCACGGGCACGCCCGTGCCGCCGCGGGCGGTGATCTCGTCGGCCGTGGCCTGCACGGTCCCCGGCAGTGGGGCGTCGCCCTCGTTCCGCGTGCGCCCGGTGACGTACACGGTGGACCCCGGCCCCGCGAGCCCCAGCGCGATCCCCTTGCCCGCACCGCGGCTCGCGCCGGTCACCACGATGACCCTGTCGGAATTCAAGCCCATATCCCTACTCCTTCGCCGACGGCCGCACCCGGCGACCGTGCTGTGCTTGCGGTCGAACCAACCATGCCCATGGTCGAACCAACTGTGCCCACGGTCGAACCAACTGTTCCCATGGTCGATCACACTGTGCCTGCGGTCACCGCGACTCTGTCACGGGCGACCACGGGGAGGCGCGCATTCCTCCGGCCGTGTGGGACGTCGTGACACCCAACGCACATTCTGTGGCCCTCGGATGGTGGGAAACCACCATCCGAGGGCCACAGAATGTGAATCGTGCGTCATCGCCGGGTCCCGGCACCCGCCGGCAATGCGCATCCGGCCCGCGCGCGGCACCATCGGAACCATGACTGATACCGCAGACGACGACAACGCAGTCCCCCGCGTCACCCTGAACTCGGGCCGCAATGTTCCGCAGCTCGGCTACGGCACCTTCAAGGTGGCCCCCGCCGATGCGGCCGCGGCGGTGGGGGCGGCGCTGGAGGCCGGCTACCGGCACATCGACACCGCGCAGATGTACGGCAACGAGGCCGAGGTGGGCGCCGGTATCGCAGCATCAGGGATCGGCCGCTCGAACCTGTTCCTGACCAGCAAGCTGAACAACGGCAATCACCGGCCCGACGACGCCCGCCGATCCTTCGAGGAGTCCTTGGCCAGGCTCGACACGGACTACCTCGACCTCTTCCTCATCCACTGGCCGCTGCCCACACGCTACGACGGGGATTTCGTCGGCACGTGGAAGGTGCTCGAGGAGTTCGCCGCCGACGGCCGCGCACGCAGCATCGGGGTCTCCAACTTCCAGGTGCCGCACCTGCAGCGCCTGCTCACGGAGGCGGACACCGTCCCGGCGGTAAACCAGGTGGAGGTGCACCCGCTGTTCGGCAACGAGCAGGTCCGCACGTTCTGCCGCGAGCACGACATCGCGGTGGAGGCGTGGTCGCCGTTGGCGCAGGGCGCCGTGCTGGACGAGCCCGCGGTGCGCGAGCTGGCGGAGCGGCTGGGGCGCACCGCGGCGCAGGTGGTGCTGCGGTGGCACCTGCAGCGCGGTGACATCGTCTTCCCCAAGTCCATGTCGCCCGCACGGATGCGGGAGAACTTCGACGTGTTCGGATTCGAGCTCGACGGCGACTCGATGGCGCAGATCGCCGCCCTCGACCGGGGGCCGGAGGGCCGTGTGGGGCCGGACCCGGACGTGTTCGACCGGATCTGAGCGCCCGGTGCCGTCACGCGGCAGGCCGGCCCTTCCTCTCTTCAGAGGAGGGCCGGCCTGCCGCGTTGCCGCTGCCTCGGCTACCCGCCGGAAACCTCGCTGCGGATCCGGTCGACCACCGAGGAATCGGCCAGGGTGGTCGAGTCGCCGGGCTCGCGGTTCTCGGCGATGTCACGCAGCAGGCGCCGCATGATCTTGCCGGAGCGGGTCTTCGGCAGCTCCTCGACCAGCATGATCGAGCGCGGGCTGGCGATCGCGCCGATCTCTTCGCGGACGTGCTGGCGCAGCTTGGCCACGATGTCCTCGCCGCCGCCGTGCGCGCTCTGCTTGAGAATCACGAACGCCTCGATCGACTGGCCGGTGGTCTCGTCGGCGGCGCCCACCACGGCGGCCTCGGCCACCGCATCGTGCGAGACCAGCGCCGATTCGATCTCGGTGGTCGACAGCCGGTGCCCCGAGACGTTCATGACGTCGTCGACGCGGCCGATCACCCAGATGTCGCCGTCCTGGTCGCGCTTGGCACCGTCGCCCGCGAAGTACACGCCGGGGAAACGGTCCCAGTAGGTGCGCTGGAACCGGTCGTCGTCGCCCCACAGCGTGCGCAGCATGCCCGGCCACGGCTCCTTGACCACCAGGTACCCGCCCTCGTTGTTGCCGACGGGCTTGCCGTCCTCGTTGAACACGTCGGCGACGATGCCGGGCAGCGGGCGCATGGCCGCGCCCGGCTTGGTGGCCGTGACGCCCGGCAGCGGGCTGATGAGGATCTGACCGTTCTCCGTCTGCCACCAGGTGTCCACGACGGGGGTGCGGTCGCCGCCGATGTTCTTGCGGTACCAGACCCAGGCCTCGGGGTTGATGGGCTCGCCCACCGAGCCGATCAGCCGCAGCGAGGACAGGTCGTACTCGGCGGGGATCTGGTGGCCCCACTTCATGAAGGTGCGGATGGCGGTGGGCGCGCAGTACAGGATGGTGGCCTTGTACTTCTGGACGATCTCCCACCAGCGCCCCTGGTGCGGGGTGTCGGGGGTGCCCTCGTACATGATCGACGTCGTCGCGTTGGCGAGCGGCCCGTAGACGATGTACGAGTGGCCGGTGACCCAGCCGATGTCGGCCGCGGTCCAGAACACGTCGGTCTCCGGCTTGATGTCGAACACCGCGTAGTGCGTGTACGAGGTGCCCACCATGTAGCCGCCGGTGGTGTGCAGGATGCCCTTGGGCTTACCCGTCGTGCCCGACGAGTACATGATGTACAGCGGGTGCTCGGCGTCGAAGGCCTCCGGCGTGTGCTCGGTGGACTGCCCGTCCACCGCGTCCGACCACCACTTGTCGCGGCCCTCGGTCCAGGCGACCTCCTGGCCGGTGCGCTTGACCACCAGCACGGTGTGCACGTCGGGGCAGCTCTCCAGCGCCTCGTCGACTGCCGCCTTGAGCGGCGAGGCCTTGCCCTTGCGGTAACCGCCGTCCGCGGTGATGACGAACTCCACGCTGCAGTCCTGCACGCGGTCGGCGATGGCCTTGGACGAGAATCCGCCGAAGATCACGGTGTGCGGGGCACCGATGCGGGCGCACGCGAGCATCGCGAACACCGTCTCGGGGATCATCGGCATGTAGATGGCCACGCGGTCGCCGGTCTTGACGCCCAGTTCGGTGAGCGCGTTGGCTGCCTTGTTGACCTCGTCCTGCAGGTCCTTGTAGGTGATGGTGCGGGTGTCGCCGCCCTCGCCCTCGAAGTGATAGGCGACGCGGTCGCCCAGACCGTTCTCCACGTGCCGGTCCACGCAGTTGTAGGCGGCGTTGAGTTTGCCGCCCACGAACCACTTGGCGTGCGGGGCGCCCGACCAGTCGAGGACCTCGGTGTAGGGCTCGGCCCAGGTGATGCGCTGCGCGGCCTCGTCCCAGAAGCCCAGGCGGTCCTTCTCGGCGCGCTCGTACGCGTCGGCTTTCACGTTGGCGTTCGCCGCGAAGTCGGCCGGCGGCTCGAAGATGCGGCTCTCGCGGCCGAGCGCGGCGATTGTCTGTTCTGTGGACACTCTCATCGTCTCCTTAGTGATGTCCGTGCCGGGTGCTTTCCATCCTGCTCGCCCGGGGCCGTCGTGTGTACCGGTTCAGGCCCGCCGCCGGGCCGGCGCTGCCGGCCCGGCGGTCGCTCAGCGCGGCCCGACCGGCAGCACCGTCTTCTTGAAGGTCGCGTTGGTCACGACGGCGAACGACGCGTACCAGGCGGCGACGGCCGTGATGATGCCGAGCCAGCCGCCGATATGCGTCACGGTGTCGTTGCCCGAGAAATCACCGGCCATCAACAGGAAGAAGGTGGGCGTCAGCAGCGCGAAGACCGCGACGATGGCCAGGTTGGTGCGCAGTGAGGCGATGAGCATGTAGGTGGTGAAGATGCTCCACGCCAGCAGGTAGACGGCCACGCCGTGATCGGCGCTGTTGCCGACGAGGCCCGTCAGGTCGGTCTGGGTGGTGAGGTACCAGAACGAGACCCAGAATCCGCCGTACGAACAGAACGCGGTGGCTCCGAACGTGTTGCCCTTGGCGAACTCCCACAGCCCCGCCCCGAACTGCACGATGCCGCCGTAGGCGAGCGCGAGGCCGAAGACCACCGGCTCCGCGTCCACCAGGCCCGCGTTGACGACACTGAGCACGAACGTGGTGAGCGCGAAGGCCCCCAGGCCCAGCGCCCCGGGGTCCGCTATGTGCGCACCCGGGATGCGACTGGTCGATGGTTCTGTCATTGCCCCTCCTCGAACGGTTCCGAAACAGTGAACTGCTGCACCTCAGCGTATGCATGGTGACGCAGCACACAAGGCCTTTGGCGATCCACCCCCCATATCGGGGGTGGCGCCGCTCGAGGCATTCGCGTGCGGCACCGCGGGCGCGGCACGGACCGGACGGGGCATCCGGCGCCCGCCGCCCGCGCGGCCGGACCCGCACCGCCGCCCCCGCCGGGCCCGCGTCGAACCGGGTCGGCGCTCAGCACGCTGAACAGCATTTTCGGGCCGCTATCGACCCCTCCATCCGGTGACGTGCCGCACAGAATCCCTGTGCCCCTCGACACATTCGGACAAAAACGCCACCCCTGCGCGAGCGCTGTGCGACCCGTGCGAGCAGGAAAGACTCCGCCGCATATGCAACAGGTCACGAATAACGGCGAGTAGACCTACTCGTGACCTTTCCGTGATCTTCCCCTACTGTCGTCGGCAGCCCGAACTCAGCGGGTGAACGTCGGACCGCCGCCGCATCCTGCCCCGCGATCCGGCAGACCGAAAACCTTCGAGGGCAGGGTCCCAGCGCGGACAGCACACCGGCGGCCATCGCAGCCCGGGCCAGAGGCCCACGGCGGCACAGGCAGCCACCGCATCGACAGCGGCACGGAGAGGAAACACTTCACATGACCGGAATCACCATCAAGCGCGCACTCGGCACCGTCGCCGCCGCCGGCATCGTCGTCGGCGCGCCCCTGGCCATCGGGGCCGGCACCGCGTCGGCCGCAGACTGGTCCGGCGTCGCCCAGTGCGAGTCCGGCGGCAACTGGTCGACCAACACCGGCAACGGCTACTACGGCGGCCTCCAGTTCAGCCAGTCCACCTGGGCGGCCAACGGCGGCAGCGGCAGCCCCGCCAACGCCAGCCAGTCCGAGCAGATCCGCGTGGCGGAGAACGTCCTGCAGACCCAGGGCCCCGGCGCGTGGCCCGTGTGCGGCCAGTACCTCAGCGGTGGCGGCACCGGCGGCGACGGCGGCCAGCAGCAGGCCCAGACCACCTCCTACCAGGAGACCTCCTACGACCAGTCCGCCGACCAGTCCGGCGCCGACTACACCGCGCCGAGCCAGCAGACCGCCGACTCCGGCGCGTCGGATTCGGCGCTGACCAAGAACGCCGACGGCACCTACACCGTGCAGCTGGGCGACACGCTCTCGAAGATCGCCATCGCCTTCGACGTCCCGATGGGCGAGCTGGCCCCCCAGGTGGCCGACATCAACCTGATCTTCCCCGGTCAGATCATCGACATGGTGAAGTGACCTCGCCGGCCGCTTGATGCCCCGCGTCACCGACGCGACCCCTGACGGCGGACGATCACACGAAACCCCCGGGCCCCCGCCCGGGGGTTTCGTACGTCCAAAACCCGTGCTGTCATCCGGGAAATGGCGGCGCCCGTCGGCTCCTACGTGCAGAATCAGAAATTCAACCTGAACATCCGTCCCATTTTGTACCCGAGGTACAAACCGCGGCGGAAAGTCGGTCGCTCGCGCACATGCGCACATCATGCCCGCGCACGTACTGTCATAGACGGGGCGCCCGAAGAGCGGCTCGACTCCCTCATGAGGCGCCCGATGTGCGTGAACCCGTCGGCAGGCACAGCCGCCGCGGGCTCCGGGCAGCGTAACCCCCCGATGCTGCCCGTGAGACGCACACCCCGGCCGCACCCACCCCTCCCCCCCATTGGGGTGCGGCCGGGCCCCAGCCTCCTGGATCCGCCGGCCGTGAGCAGTTCACGCCGGACCGGCGCGCACCTCTAGTCGGTGAGCACCTCGGACCCGAGCCAATAGCAGATCAGCACGGCCAGTTCGATGCTCGACCGGTTCTGTTGCAGCGGGCGTCCCAGCATCTCCTCTGCGCGCCGGATGCGGTACTTCACCGTGTTGGCGTGCAGGTGCAACGCCGTCGCCG
This window contains:
- a CDS encoding VOC family protein, translating into MADGKNSGVTNRREIRALGYIEVQTNDMERWRKLAFGVLGFAEGSGPDENALYLRMDERAARIIVTPGESDGVTVVGWEVRDQEALDRLRESVSADGVEVRDLTQAEADARRVEAAIAFTDPAGTKLEVFHGALLDHSPVVTQFGAKFVTGAQGLGHVVIPVPDQGAAYDFYVKTLGFLPRGAYRMGAAEPTEAEIAAAEHASPADGPLRIRFFGVNQRHHSLAMMPSPKQGPGLIHVMVEVDTLDAVGEAQDRVVKEGISLSSTIGRHTNDKMVSFYVRAPGGWDIEFGCQGMLVDEEHYTAEEITADSYWGHDWSGSEPLAVIS
- a CDS encoding acyl-CoA dehydrogenase family protein, whose translation is MGNKVLEYIEEHADELFAQGAEAEKIGKLTDKTVQMLVEADAMRMLQPSEYGGLEYRPRQFAETVMRLASLDPAAGWVLGVCGVHPWQLAYNDERVREEVWGEDSSIWMASPYMPGGMLTPRGDGTYDFSGRWSFSSGTDHCRWAFLGAMLANPDGSMAQPPQMVHVIVPRGDYEIIDDSWDVVGLRGTGSKDLVIKGSVVPEYRTMTWEDVSEGTGQDRSGRTETLYQMPWSAMFPMGITAATIGICEGLLRLAEDYQAERIDANGAKIKDDPYTMYEFGELTADLRAARAELLANADRFWDITESGRKATFAERAQGRATQVRAAWRAVEAANAIYARCGGNALRMDKPMQRFWRDAQAGIHHAIHSPNTVYHAATLSSLGADPQGPLRKMI
- a CDS encoding SDR family NAD(P)-dependent oxidoreductase; this translates as MGLNSDRVIVVTGASRGAGKGIALGLAGPGSTVYVTGRTRNEGDAPLPGTVQATADEITARGGTGVPVICDHADDEQVAALFERVRAERGRLDILVNNALVVHDDLAKKGPFWEKPLSMQVVLDVGLRSSYVASWYAAPLMVAGGEGLIVNTSSFGARCYMHGPAYGAGKAAVDKMAHDMAHDLRPYGVAALSLWMGMLKTERTAAAFEANAEAYKRFAAHAESAEFPGRVIDALARDPRLMDRSGKVLIGAEVAEELEVTDIDGNRPPSHRGFLGDPTVFSDAVVE
- a CDS encoding aldo/keto reductase; its protein translation is MTDTADDDNAVPRVTLNSGRNVPQLGYGTFKVAPADAAAAVGAALEAGYRHIDTAQMYGNEAEVGAGIAASGIGRSNLFLTSKLNNGNHRPDDARRSFEESLARLDTDYLDLFLIHWPLPTRYDGDFVGTWKVLEEFAADGRARSIGVSNFQVPHLQRLLTEADTVPAVNQVEVHPLFGNEQVRTFCREHDIAVEAWSPLAQGAVLDEPAVRELAERLGRTAAQVVLRWHLQRGDIVFPKSMSPARMRENFDVFGFELDGDSMAQIAALDRGPEGRVGPDPDVFDRI
- the acs gene encoding acetate--CoA ligase, whose amino-acid sequence is MRVSTEQTIAALGRESRIFEPPADFAANANVKADAYERAEKDRLGFWDEAAQRITWAEPYTEVLDWSGAPHAKWFVGGKLNAAYNCVDRHVENGLGDRVAYHFEGEGGDTRTITYKDLQDEVNKAANALTELGVKTGDRVAIYMPMIPETVFAMLACARIGAPHTVIFGGFSSKAIADRVQDCSVEFVITADGGYRKGKASPLKAAVDEALESCPDVHTVLVVKRTGQEVAWTEGRDKWWSDAVDGQSTEHTPEAFDAEHPLYIMYSSGTTGKPKGILHTTGGYMVGTSYTHYAVFDIKPETDVFWTAADIGWVTGHSYIVYGPLANATTSIMYEGTPDTPHQGRWWEIVQKYKATILYCAPTAIRTFMKWGHQIPAEYDLSSLRLIGSVGEPINPEAWVWYRKNIGGDRTPVVDTWWQTENGQILISPLPGVTATKPGAAMRPLPGIVADVFNEDGKPVGNNEGGYLVVKEPWPGMLRTLWGDDDRFQRTYWDRFPGVYFAGDGAKRDQDGDIWVIGRVDDVMNVSGHRLSTTEIESALVSHDAVAEAAVVGAADETTGQSIEAFVILKQSAHGGGEDIVAKLRQHVREEIGAIASPRSIMLVEELPKTRSGKIMRRLLRDIAENREPGDSTTLADSSVVDRIRSEVSGG
- a CDS encoding acetate uptake transporter; translated protein: MTEPSTSRIPGAHIADPGALGLGAFALTTFVLSVVNAGLVDAEPVVFGLALAYGGIVQFGAGLWEFAKGNTFGATAFCSYGGFWVSFWYLTTQTDLTGLVGNSADHGVAVYLLAWSIFTTYMLIASLRTNLAIVAVFALLTPTFFLLMAGDFSGNDTVTHIGGWLGIITAVAAWYASFAVVTNATFKKTVLPVGPR
- a CDS encoding LysM peptidoglycan-binding domain-containing protein, translated to MTGITIKRALGTVAAAGIVVGAPLAIGAGTASAADWSGVAQCESGGNWSTNTGNGYYGGLQFSQSTWAANGGSGSPANASQSEQIRVAENVLQTQGPGAWPVCGQYLSGGGTGGDGGQQQAQTTSYQETSYDQSADQSGADYTAPSQQTADSGASDSALTKNADGTYTVQLGDTLSKIAIAFDVPMGELAPQVADINLIFPGQIIDMVK